One Parafrankia irregularis DNA window includes the following coding sequences:
- a CDS encoding ABC transporter permease: MGVGSTGERSAANRSAAVGSVALWLRWSWRDLRQRWLLVLALAVTIGLGTGLYAGLSSSSQWRRQSYDASFAQLHVHDLRAHLNAGSTVEQGRLAGLVRSLPSAPDVAGVVERLIFPAEVEVTAGDRDVLARGEVVGSDLTASPPVDSVAVEVGHGLGASASGVSAPGRPVGVLDRTFGHANHLPASGTVQISGGAEVTYVGQGQSPESFVLPGDQPGLITQTGFAALFTSLPTAQRLAGLPGRVNDVVLTVRPGTDVDTVRVELSGALAATFPDVSTTVTDRGELASYRLLYDAIDSDQRLWDVLAVLVLAGAVFAAFNLVGRAVDAQRREIGIAMALGVRPGLLALRPLLLGVQVAVLGVVAGIGVGLLVAAAMGSLMRDIGPLPYWHTDFQASIFARAAVIGLVLPLLAAVGPVLRVVRSEPVEAIRVTAVAARSSSLVRAARRLPSPGGSIRRMPVRNLARTPRRTLLTALGIAAAITALVVFTGQLDTFTGTTDRAEAELTTGARDRLRVTLPAVEPVDGPTVAAVRRLPAVAEVDTGLALPGQLLPAGAGAAPGAGDGVNVITYVFAYHDAMWTPRVTKGAATGGLLIAQKAAEDLGVEPGDTLTLRHPTRVGGGLRSVDTPVRVAGIHAFPVRSVVFLDSGSAGAFNLAGETNSLMVRPAPGYDETAATRAILTVPGAGAVVPATASIEEIRSLLRNFVGILRIAELVVLLLALLIAYNAMTIAMEERRREHATMLAFGLPARTVLGLTVAESALIGLLGTLLGLLAGYWALRYTVEVLVAETLPDLGIPATLSARTVATSLLLGVLTVAAAPLLAARRVRRMDVPAALRVVD, translated from the coding sequence GTGGGGGTCGGATCGACGGGGGAGCGGTCGGCGGCGAACCGGTCGGCAGCGGTCGGGTCGGTGGCGCTGTGGCTGCGCTGGTCGTGGCGGGACCTGCGCCAGCGCTGGCTGCTGGTGCTCGCGCTGGCCGTCACGATCGGTCTCGGCACCGGCCTGTACGCCGGGCTGTCCAGCTCCTCGCAGTGGCGGCGGCAGTCCTACGACGCCAGCTTCGCCCAGCTCCACGTCCACGACCTGCGCGCGCACCTGAACGCCGGGAGCACGGTCGAGCAGGGCCGGCTCGCCGGTCTCGTCCGCTCCCTGCCGAGCGCGCCGGATGTGGCCGGCGTCGTCGAGCGGCTGATCTTCCCGGCCGAGGTCGAGGTGACCGCCGGCGACCGGGACGTCCTCGCGCGCGGCGAGGTCGTCGGGAGCGATCTGACCGCGTCACCGCCGGTCGACTCCGTGGCGGTCGAGGTCGGCCACGGGCTCGGCGCGTCCGCGAGCGGCGTGTCCGCGCCCGGGCGGCCCGTCGGCGTGCTGGATCGCACGTTCGGCCACGCGAACCACCTGCCGGCGAGCGGAACTGTCCAGATCAGCGGCGGGGCCGAGGTCACCTACGTCGGGCAGGGTCAGTCGCCCGAGTCCTTCGTCCTGCCGGGGGATCAGCCGGGTCTGATCACCCAGACCGGGTTCGCCGCGCTGTTCACCTCGCTCCCGACCGCGCAGCGCCTGGCTGGCCTGCCTGGCCGGGTCAACGACGTGGTGCTCACCGTCCGTCCGGGCACCGATGTCGACACCGTGCGGGTGGAACTGTCCGGCGCGCTGGCCGCGACATTCCCGGACGTAAGCACCACCGTCACGGACCGGGGCGAACTGGCGTCCTACCGACTGCTCTACGACGCGATCGACAGTGACCAGCGCCTGTGGGATGTGCTGGCTGTCCTCGTGCTGGCCGGTGCGGTCTTCGCCGCGTTCAACCTGGTCGGCCGGGCGGTCGACGCCCAGCGCCGGGAGATCGGCATCGCGATGGCACTTGGCGTGCGTCCCGGCCTGCTCGCGCTGCGGCCGTTGCTGCTGGGCGTGCAGGTGGCCGTGCTCGGCGTCGTCGCCGGCATCGGCGTCGGGCTCCTGGTCGCCGCCGCCATGGGTTCGCTGATGCGCGACATCGGCCCGCTGCCCTACTGGCATACCGACTTCCAGGCCTCGATCTTCGCCCGAGCCGCGGTGATCGGGCTGGTGCTCCCACTGCTGGCCGCCGTCGGGCCGGTCCTGCGGGTGGTGCGCTCGGAGCCGGTCGAGGCGATCCGGGTCACGGCGGTCGCCGCGCGCTCCAGCTCACTGGTGCGGGCCGCGCGGCGGCTGCCGTCACCCGGCGGGAGCATTCGGCGGATGCCGGTGCGCAACCTGGCCCGAACCCCGCGCCGGACGCTGCTGACCGCCCTGGGCATCGCGGCGGCCATCACCGCCCTTGTCGTGTTCACCGGTCAGCTCGACACGTTCACCGGGACGACCGATCGCGCCGAGGCGGAGCTGACCACCGGCGCCCGGGACCGCCTACGCGTGACGCTGCCCGCGGTGGAGCCGGTGGACGGGCCGACCGTCGCCGCCGTCCGCCGCCTGCCCGCGGTCGCGGAGGTCGACACCGGCCTGGCACTGCCGGGACAACTGCTGCCCGCGGGTGCCGGCGCCGCGCCCGGAGCTGGTGACGGCGTGAATGTGATCACCTACGTCTTCGCCTACCACGACGCGATGTGGACCCCGCGGGTGACCAAGGGCGCTGCGACCGGTGGTCTGCTCATCGCGCAGAAGGCCGCGGAGGACCTGGGCGTCGAGCCCGGGGACACGTTGACACTGCGCCATCCGACCCGGGTGGGCGGCGGGCTGCGGTCCGTCGACACACCGGTGCGGGTGGCCGGCATCCACGCCTTCCCGGTGCGCTCGGTGGTGTTCCTCGACAGCGGGTCTGCCGGCGCGTTCAACCTCGCCGGCGAGACGAACTCGCTGATGGTCCGGCCCGCGCCCGGCTACGACGAGACGGCGGCGACGAGGGCGATCCTCACCGTCCCCGGCGCCGGCGCCGTCGTGCCGGCCACGGCGAGCATCGAGGAGATCCGCTCCCTGCTGCGCAACTTCGTCGGCATCCTGCGGATCGCCGAGCTCGTGGTGCTCCTGCTCGCCCTGCTCATCGCCTACAACGCGATGACCATCGCGATGGAGGAACGCCGCCGCGAACACGCGACCATGCTGGCGTTCGGCCTGCCGGCGCGCACCGTGCTCGGCCTGACCGTGGCCGAGAGCGCCCTCATCGGCCTGCTCGGGACGCTGCTCGGCCTGCTCGCCGGCTACTGGGCGCTTCGGTACACGGTCGAGGTGCTGGTCGCCGAGACCCTGCCCGACCTCGGGATCCCGGCGACCCTGTCCGCGCGGACGGTGGCCACCAGCCTGCTGCTCGGGGTGCTGACGGTGGCGGCAGCCCCCCTGCTGGCCGCGCGGCGTGTGCGCCGGATGGACGTCCCGGCCGCGCTGCGCGTCGTCGACTAG
- a CDS encoding type I polyketide synthase, whose amino-acid sequence MSDAERAPQPPIAVVGVGAIMPGSTDAAGFWTSIIRGEDLITTVPPSHWLVDDYYDPDPTTPDKTYVRRGSFLPTVAFDPTRFGIPPNIIPATDTAQLFALLVADQTLRDALGDRYDSADRSGIGIILGSGNLELLTEVSTRLGRPTWLRTLRELGYPPEEAERICQRMLRDYPQWQEATLPGGLGNIVAGRVANKLDLHAVNYTVDAACASSLAAVSAGVNELVLGRADMIIAGGVDALNNPTTFVSFSKTPALSPSEDCRPFSAAADGTLLGEGVGMVALKRLADAQSDGDRIYAVIRGIGSSSDGQGQAIYAPAIGGQVRAVRAAYADAGYGPDTVELVEAHGTGTPVGDRIEVNALSEVFGESGRPDRRWCALGSVKSQIGHTKSAAGAAGLLKVVLALHHRVLPPTIKVGEPNADLDLESGPFYLNTVSRPWLRTAAYPRRGSVSSFGFGGINFHIAVEEAPDPVDRPDGDAPASFRSTESSRSAASSRSAASPRFTVSTSTHRSWPGPGSELILFSAESPEDLLRAVRAVEARPPAEVARERAADFDPRHPARLAVVANTTECLTDALDQAANLIAQRPGQSFTNPRGVHYAAGAPPSARPVFLFPGQGSQFSGMGVDVAVRYPAAKAVWDRFGDLKIGEPANGGPANGSAAGGSAANGSDTLRRVVFPPPAFTTAERAAHRDALTAAAQPAIAAHSLALLAVLASYGVEPAAVAGHSFGELTALHAAGVFDADQLIRLAHFRGELMRRTIATTPGRMLAVSAARDDVISVIDGARLSEVWLTNHNAPRQVVLSGSGECLEAMRERLAADGVTTRWLDTATAFHCPLVRAARDPLRRFLDDVPMRPPRIPVHAGLDGRPHPDDPELIRDRIAEQLTSPVLFLDEIEALYTSGARVFVEVGPGSTLTGLVGQILDGREHVAVSLDRPGQDGDASLQSALGLLAVHGVPLDLRLVTDAPRPATPTRRPVMTMEIDGANYGHLGMSTGSREAQVAAGSVTVPSNGTGNGHYPTRGLSSPAPVTPPRPSPTPAEPTPSPQATAPRQTTASPEAMAPPETTAPPVSTAPPATMASPEPMAPPEAMAPPDAMPLPEPVSTSEPMAVPRATPAPGAIDMSGSAWSAALVDVHRRTTEAHTAFAQLMTEAHLEFLRMSGTAFTWLLAGQDEAGAGDVLYTEAASSPPAPLAPAPVPAPIAAPVAAPAQVAPGPAAPAQEAPSPAPVSAPSGTPTSAAPDVAVQPPETSEATPPMAAPDPEEIARLLIDTVAERTGYPVSVLSLDMEMENDLGIDSLKKIEILSALRQHAGDAVLDMSEGDNIAELGAARTLRDVVELIRRHIDEAAGGEAGAAAGTGPTTNEATGDQNIQVGQPNGQQPAPDDPAAPAAGGEAPFRGGAPTGQGGGGSDDAAGLTASVEALVRAPAPGLALPGLGLGPLVIVDGGSGVAAPLADRLRAAGLDVTVRGGDQPKPDGTSPPGGELSPDGILPAETGGLILLGALAELGATQPAQPAAVAALAVQEESFRWVRAAAATAVARAGVLVTVQDTGGDFGLSGRHGDRAWLGGLAALARAAGTEWPETSVKAIDCERGGRDAGQVAAAIAQEVLWGGAERDVGLSAGGTRVAARTVPAPLATSGADRTGESPQAGLRLGPDSVVVATGGARGITAAAMLELARRYRPRLALLGRTRLADEPAGLAAATDEAGLIQLLASQRGPEVGPARIRAEAREVLAVREVRATLAALAELGVPARYLVADVRDADAVSAALGEVRREWGPVTAFVHGAGTLADKLIPDKSDEAFHRVLATKAGGLLTMLTQLRDDPLDLICLFSSVTGWFGNAGQCDYAMANATVDQVASVLAAGGDAARPGDGRADDQSGDRADDRGDRVVRSIAWGPWAGGMVDPLLAGVFAQAGVAAIPVARGAAAFADEIARHRPDPRIMIAASGPNATSVDHLDGLDRSDDKADGDSWARAGLLGQVTVRRQTHSWLSDHSPAGTAVAPLALALDWLARGARASTRDVESGLLLRDLRVLRKASLPHLADQGHHLLVRADTADAAGAPERAGTPGPPELVLRLYGDDGAPRYSARLTRQPDRGRGPSGPSGAAGAAGSTDGSWPTPDGLIPGGPDQDQTRIYAQDALFHGPRFQAITEMTAMSEQGAEAVVVGVDALDWGGGADWYLDVAALDGGMQLAGVWAWRVLGGALPVAVRECRIHQPGLLTRPARAVVLAAGMNGDSVTFCDVAVVDDDGAARIELIGVELVLRPDRVKTAQGVRPRV is encoded by the coding sequence ATGTCGGACGCCGAACGCGCCCCACAGCCCCCGATCGCGGTGGTCGGCGTCGGGGCCATCATGCCGGGATCGACCGACGCCGCGGGCTTCTGGACCTCGATCATCCGCGGTGAGGACCTGATCACGACGGTCCCGCCGTCCCACTGGCTGGTCGACGACTACTACGACCCGGACCCGACCACGCCGGACAAGACCTACGTCCGTCGCGGGTCCTTCCTGCCCACTGTGGCCTTCGACCCGACCCGGTTCGGCATACCGCCCAACATCATCCCCGCGACGGACACGGCCCAGCTCTTCGCGCTGCTGGTGGCCGACCAGACCCTTCGCGACGCCCTGGGCGACCGGTACGACTCCGCCGACCGCAGCGGCATCGGGATCATCCTCGGCAGCGGGAACCTGGAGCTGCTGACCGAGGTCTCCACCCGGCTGGGCCGGCCCACCTGGCTGCGGACCCTGCGCGAGCTGGGCTACCCGCCCGAGGAGGCGGAGCGGATCTGCCAGCGCATGCTCCGGGACTATCCGCAGTGGCAGGAGGCCACCCTGCCGGGCGGTCTGGGCAACATCGTCGCGGGCCGGGTCGCGAACAAGCTTGACCTGCACGCGGTGAACTACACCGTCGACGCGGCCTGCGCGAGTTCGCTGGCGGCCGTCTCCGCCGGCGTGAACGAGCTGGTCCTGGGCCGCGCCGACATGATCATCGCCGGTGGGGTGGACGCGCTGAACAACCCGACCACCTTCGTCAGCTTCTCCAAGACACCGGCGCTGTCCCCGTCCGAGGACTGCCGGCCCTTCTCCGCCGCGGCGGACGGGACGCTGCTCGGCGAAGGGGTCGGCATGGTCGCGCTCAAGCGGCTCGCCGACGCGCAAAGTGACGGTGACCGGATCTACGCGGTCATCCGGGGCATCGGGTCGTCGTCCGACGGCCAGGGCCAGGCGATCTACGCGCCGGCGATCGGCGGCCAGGTCCGCGCGGTGCGGGCCGCCTACGCCGACGCCGGGTACGGGCCGGACACGGTCGAGCTGGTCGAGGCACACGGTACGGGCACACCGGTCGGAGATCGGATCGAGGTGAACGCGCTGTCCGAGGTGTTCGGGGAGAGCGGGCGTCCCGATCGGCGCTGGTGCGCGCTGGGGTCGGTGAAGTCGCAGATCGGGCACACGAAGTCGGCGGCCGGAGCGGCCGGCCTGCTCAAGGTCGTGCTCGCCCTGCACCACCGGGTGCTCCCCCCGACCATCAAGGTCGGCGAGCCGAACGCCGACCTCGATCTCGAGTCCGGGCCGTTCTACCTGAACACGGTCAGCCGGCCGTGGCTGCGCACAGCCGCCTATCCGCGCCGTGGCTCGGTGTCGAGCTTCGGCTTCGGCGGCATCAACTTCCACATCGCGGTCGAGGAGGCCCCGGATCCGGTCGACCGGCCGGATGGCGACGCGCCCGCGTCGTTCCGTTCCACCGAGTCGTCCCGTTCCGCCGCGTCGTCCCGTTCCGCCGCGTCGCCCCGTTTCACGGTGTCGACGTCCACGCATCGGTCCTGGCCCGGTCCCGGCAGCGAGCTGATCCTGTTCTCCGCCGAATCCCCGGAGGATCTCCTGCGGGCCGTCCGCGCGGTTGAGGCGCGCCCGCCAGCCGAGGTCGCCCGCGAGCGTGCCGCCGACTTCGACCCTCGCCACCCCGCCCGGCTCGCGGTGGTCGCGAACACCACCGAGTGCCTCACCGACGCACTCGACCAGGCGGCGAACCTGATCGCCCAGCGGCCAGGGCAGTCCTTCACCAACCCGCGGGGCGTGCACTACGCGGCCGGCGCGCCACCATCCGCGCGGCCGGTCTTCCTCTTCCCCGGCCAGGGCAGCCAGTTCAGCGGGATGGGCGTGGACGTGGCCGTGCGCTACCCGGCCGCGAAGGCGGTCTGGGACCGGTTCGGCGACCTGAAGATCGGCGAACCGGCGAACGGCGGCCCCGCGAACGGCAGCGCGGCCGGCGGCAGCGCGGCGAACGGCTCGGACACGCTGCGGCGGGTCGTCTTCCCGCCGCCGGCGTTCACCACCGCCGAACGCGCGGCGCACCGGGACGCGCTGACCGCGGCCGCGCAGCCCGCCATCGCCGCCCACTCCCTGGCCCTGCTCGCGGTGCTGGCGTCCTACGGCGTCGAGCCGGCCGCGGTGGCCGGGCACAGCTTCGGTGAGCTCACCGCCCTGCACGCGGCCGGGGTCTTCGACGCGGACCAGCTCATCCGGCTCGCCCACTTCCGCGGTGAGCTGATGCGCCGGACCATCGCCACGACACCGGGCCGGATGCTCGCCGTGTCGGCCGCGCGCGACGACGTGATCTCCGTGATCGACGGGGCCAGGCTCTCCGAGGTGTGGCTGACGAACCACAACGCTCCCCGCCAGGTCGTCCTCTCCGGCTCCGGCGAGTGCCTGGAGGCCATGCGCGAACGGCTCGCCGCCGACGGCGTCACCACCCGTTGGCTGGACACGGCCACGGCCTTCCACTGCCCGCTGGTCCGCGCGGCCCGCGATCCGCTGCGACGGTTCCTCGACGACGTGCCGATGCGCCCGCCGCGGATTCCGGTGCACGCCGGGCTCGACGGAAGGCCGCACCCCGACGACCCGGAGCTGATCCGCGACCGGATCGCCGAGCAGCTCACCTCGCCCGTGCTGTTCCTCGACGAGATCGAGGCCCTGTACACGTCCGGGGCGCGGGTGTTCGTCGAGGTCGGCCCCGGTTCCACGCTGACCGGGCTGGTCGGGCAGATCCTCGATGGCCGTGAGCACGTCGCCGTCAGCCTGGACCGCCCCGGGCAGGACGGTGACGCGTCGCTCCAGTCCGCGCTGGGCCTGCTGGCCGTGCACGGCGTGCCCCTCGACCTGCGTCTGGTCACGGACGCACCGCGACCCGCGACGCCGACCCGGAGGCCGGTGATGACGATGGAGATCGACGGAGCGAACTACGGGCATCTGGGCATGTCGACCGGGTCACGCGAGGCGCAGGTCGCCGCCGGCTCTGTCACGGTGCCATCGAACGGGACCGGTAACGGGCACTATCCGACGCGCGGCCTGTCCTCGCCGGCACCGGTCACGCCGCCGCGGCCGTCCCCCACCCCGGCGGAACCGACGCCATCGCCGCAGGCCACGGCACCGCGACAGACCACGGCGTCTCCGGAGGCGATGGCACCGCCCGAGACAACGGCACCGCCCGTGAGCACGGCACCGCCCGCGACCATGGCGTCTCCGGAGCCGATGGCACCGCCGGAGGCCATGGCACCGCCGGACGCGATGCCGCTACCGGAGCCCGTTTCGACGTCTGAGCCCATGGCGGTGCCCAGGGCGACGCCGGCGCCGGGGGCGATCGACATGTCGGGATCGGCCTGGTCGGCCGCACTCGTCGACGTACACCGGCGGACCACGGAGGCGCACACCGCCTTCGCGCAGCTCATGACCGAGGCACACCTGGAGTTCCTGCGCATGTCGGGCACTGCCTTCACCTGGCTGCTCGCCGGGCAGGACGAAGCGGGCGCCGGGGACGTCCTGTACACCGAGGCTGCGTCCAGCCCGCCGGCACCGCTCGCCCCCGCCCCTGTCCCTGCCCCCATCGCGGCACCCGTCGCGGCCCCCGCCCAGGTAGCCCCGGGGCCGGCCGCCCCTGCCCAGGAAGCACCCAGCCCCGCGCCCGTCAGCGCGCCCTCCGGCACCCCGACGAGCGCGGCACCGGATGTGGCGGTGCAGCCGCCGGAGACCAGCGAGGCCACGCCGCCCATGGCCGCACCGGATCCCGAGGAGATCGCACGGCTGCTGATCGACACCGTGGCCGAGCGCACCGGTTATCCGGTCTCGGTGCTCTCGCTGGACATGGAGATGGAGAACGACCTCGGCATCGACTCGCTGAAGAAGATCGAGATCCTGTCCGCGCTGCGCCAGCACGCGGGCGACGCGGTGCTCGACATGAGCGAGGGCGACAACATCGCCGAGCTGGGCGCGGCCCGGACACTGCGCGACGTGGTGGAGCTGATCCGCCGGCACATCGACGAGGCTGCCGGGGGCGAAGCCGGAGCCGCGGCCGGTACCGGCCCGACGACGAACGAGGCGACCGGCGACCAGAACATCCAGGTGGGGCAGCCGAACGGGCAGCAGCCGGCCCCCGACGACCCGGCCGCACCGGCCGCCGGGGGTGAGGCCCCCTTTCGAGGCGGCGCGCCAACCGGTCAGGGCGGAGGCGGATCCGACGACGCGGCCGGGCTGACCGCCTCGGTCGAGGCCCTCGTCCGGGCACCGGCTCCCGGACTGGCGCTGCCTGGGCTGGGCCTGGGACCCCTGGTGATCGTCGACGGCGGGAGCGGGGTGGCCGCACCGCTGGCGGACCGGCTGCGGGCGGCCGGCCTCGACGTGACGGTCCGGGGCGGTGACCAGCCGAAGCCGGACGGCACGTCGCCCCCGGGCGGTGAGCTGTCCCCGGACGGCATACTGCCCGCCGAGACCGGTGGCCTGATCCTGCTCGGCGCGCTGGCCGAGCTCGGCGCCACCCAGCCGGCGCAGCCGGCAGCGGTGGCGGCCCTGGCGGTTCAGGAGGAGTCCTTCCGCTGGGTGCGCGCGGCCGCCGCCACCGCCGTGGCCCGCGCCGGCGTCCTCGTGACCGTCCAGGACACCGGTGGCGACTTCGGGCTGTCCGGCCGCCACGGCGACCGGGCCTGGCTCGGCGGTCTGGCCGCGTTGGCCCGCGCCGCGGGCACCGAGTGGCCGGAGACGTCGGTGAAGGCCATCGACTGTGAGCGGGGTGGGCGGGACGCCGGCCAGGTGGCCGCCGCCATCGCGCAGGAGGTGCTCTGGGGCGGCGCCGAACGGGATGTCGGGCTGTCGGCCGGCGGCACCCGTGTCGCCGCTCGCACCGTGCCGGCCCCGCTCGCGACGTCCGGGGCAGACCGGACCGGGGAGAGCCCGCAGGCGGGGCTGCGCCTCGGCCCCGACTCGGTGGTGGTCGCCACCGGCGGGGCTCGCGGGATCACCGCCGCCGCCATGCTGGAACTGGCGCGGCGCTACCGCCCGCGGCTGGCGCTGCTGGGTCGCACCAGGCTGGCGGACGAGCCGGCGGGCCTGGCGGCGGCGACGGACGAGGCCGGGCTGATCCAGTTGTTGGCGTCCCAGCGCGGTCCGGAGGTGGGACCGGCGCGGATCCGCGCCGAGGCGCGCGAGGTGCTCGCTGTCCGCGAGGTGCGTGCCACCCTCGCCGCGCTGGCGGAGCTCGGCGTCCCGGCCCGCTACCTGGTCGCCGACGTACGCGACGCCGACGCGGTGTCGGCGGCGCTCGGCGAGGTCCGGCGGGAGTGGGGGCCGGTGACCGCGTTCGTCCACGGCGCCGGAACACTCGCGGACAAGCTCATCCCCGACAAGTCGGACGAGGCGTTCCACCGGGTGCTCGCCACGAAGGCCGGTGGCCTGCTGACCATGCTCACCCAGCTGCGTGACGACCCACTCGACCTGATCTGCCTGTTCTCCTCGGTGACCGGCTGGTTCGGGAACGCCGGCCAGTGCGACTACGCGATGGCCAACGCCACTGTGGATCAGGTGGCCTCGGTGCTCGCGGCGGGCGGGGATGCCGCGCGCCCCGGCGACGGCCGGGCGGACGATCAGTCGGGTGATCGGGCGGACGATCGCGGCGATCGGGTGGTCCGGTCGATCGCCTGGGGGCCGTGGGCCGGGGGCATGGTCGACCCGCTGCTCGCCGGCGTGTTCGCCCAGGCCGGTGTCGCGGCCATCCCGGTCGCCCGGGGCGCCGCCGCCTTCGCCGACGAGATCGCCCGGCACCGGCCGGATCCCCGGATCATGATCGCCGCGTCGGGCCCGAACGCCACCAGCGTTGATCATCTGGACGGCCTCGACCGGTCCGACGACAAGGCCGACGGTGACAGCTGGGCGAGGGCCGGGCTGCTGGGGCAGGTCACCGTGCGCCGGCAGACCCATTCCTGGCTTTCGGACCACAGCCCGGCCGGCACGGCGGTGGCGCCGCTGGCGCTGGCCCTCGACTGGCTGGCGCGGGGGGCACGGGCCAGCACCCGCGACGTCGAGTCCGGCCTGCTCCTGCGGGACCTGCGGGTGCTGCGCAAGGCCTCGCTCCCCCACCTGGCCGACCAGGGCCACCACCTGCTTGTCCGCGCCGACACAGCCGACGCGGCCGGCGCACCCGAGCGGGCGGGCACGCCCGGCCCGCCGGAGCTGGTCCTACGGCTGTACGGCGATGACGGCGCGCCCCGGTACTCCGCGCGGCTGACCCGCCAGCCCGACCGCGGACGCGGGCCGTCCGGGCCGTCCGGGGCGGCCGGGGCGGCCGGCTCCACCGACGGTTCCTGGCCGACTCCGGACGGGCTGATCCCCGGCGGCCCGGATCAGGACCAGACCCGCATCTACGCCCAGGACGCCCTCTTCCACGGCCCCCGTTTCCAGGCCATCACCGAGATGACGGCCATGTCCGAACAGGGCGCCGAGGCCGTCGTCGTCGGGGTCGACGCGCTGGACTGGGGCGGCGGCGCCGACTGGTATCTCGACGTCGCGGCCTTGGACGGCGGGATGCAGCTCGCCGGTGTCTGGGCCTGGCGGGTGCTCGGCGGCGCCCTGCCGGTGGCCGTCCGGGAGTGCCGCATCCACCAGCCCGGCCTGCTGACCCGGCCGGCCCGCGCGGTCGTGCTGGCGGCGGGGATGAACGGCGACAGCGTCACCTTCTGCGATGTCGCGGTCGTCGACGACGACGGTGCCGCCCGGATCGAGCTGATCGGCGTGGAACTGGTCCTGCGGCCCGACCGGGTGAAAACCGCCCAGGGGGTCCGCCCGCGGGTCTAG
- a CDS encoding PfaD family polyunsaturated fatty acid/polyketide biosynthesis protein, whose amino-acid sequence MTGRPTTGRPTTGRPTTGRPTTGRPTTGAARVGARGTAPVGTRGAARLGTRGVARPDIRGAAPVGRPSYGPPTWQPGTQPAAFTGPELAAAARLVREPAHLLSVPGRGTGLGLGVGGRIGPGRGSGPTVVATLPPLYPEWLGDRSFTETHQVRFPYIAGEMATGIATTGLVTAMARAQMLGFFGSGGLAPDRIEDAVRTLARDLADRSNWGVNLLHSPGIPALEEATAAILLRHPVPRICASAFMTITPAVVRCAVDGLRRAPDGTVVRARRIFAKISRPEVAEQFMSPAPAAVLRTLAARGEITAEEAELAAGIPIAQDITVEADSGGHTDGRPLGVLLPAVQATRDQVVARFGYREPIRVGAAGGLGTPQAVAAAFALGAAYVLTGSVNQVSAESGQSGPAQAMLASAGIADVAMAPAADMFELGAKVQVLRRGTMYAARAGALYDAYRQHPSLEAIDGPARARLERDVFGATFDDVWARTRDYWQQRDPGQLDRASHDPKHRMALVFRWYLGSSGRWALAGATDRRADYQIWCGPAMGAFNDWVRGSHLADPANRSVVQIALNLLEGAAVHTRFQQLRACGLPMPVARFAPRPLEPR is encoded by the coding sequence ATGACCGGGCGACCGACGACGGGACGACCGACGACGGGACGGCCGACGACGGGACGGCCGACGACCGGGCGACCGACGACCGGCGCGGCGCGAGTCGGCGCACGTGGCACGGCCCCGGTCGGGACCCGCGGCGCGGCACGGCTCGGGACCCGCGGCGTGGCGCGGCCCGACATCCGCGGCGCCGCACCGGTCGGCCGGCCCTCGTACGGCCCGCCGACCTGGCAGCCGGGGACCCAGCCGGCCGCGTTCACCGGGCCGGAGCTGGCGGCGGCCGCACGCCTGGTACGCGAGCCAGCGCACCTGCTGTCGGTGCCCGGCCGCGGAACCGGACTCGGCCTCGGAGTCGGCGGCCGGATCGGTCCCGGACGTGGATCCGGGCCCACGGTCGTCGCGACGCTGCCGCCGCTGTACCCGGAATGGCTGGGTGACCGCTCGTTCACCGAGACACACCAGGTGCGCTTCCCTTACATCGCCGGCGAGATGGCCACCGGAATCGCCACCACCGGCCTGGTCACGGCGATGGCCCGGGCGCAGATGCTGGGGTTCTTCGGCTCGGGCGGGCTGGCTCCCGACCGGATCGAGGACGCCGTCCGCACCCTGGCCCGGGATCTGGCCGACCGGTCGAACTGGGGCGTGAACCTGCTGCACTCGCCCGGTATCCCGGCGCTGGAGGAGGCCACCGCGGCGATCCTGCTGCGGCACCCGGTTCCCCGCATCTGCGCGTCGGCGTTCATGACGATCACACCGGCCGTGGTCCGCTGTGCCGTGGACGGGCTGCGGCGGGCCCCGGACGGGACGGTGGTTCGCGCCCGCCGGATCTTCGCCAAGATCTCCCGGCCGGAGGTGGCCGAGCAGTTCATGTCGCCCGCACCCGCGGCGGTGCTGCGCACGCTGGCCGCCCGCGGTGAGATCACCGCCGAGGAGGCGGAGCTGGCCGCCGGGATCCCGATCGCGCAGGACATCACCGTCGAGGCCGACAGCGGCGGGCATACCGACGGGCGCCCGCTGGGCGTGCTGCTGCCCGCGGTGCAGGCCACCCGGGACCAGGTCGTGGCGCGTTTCGGCTACCGCGAGCCGATCCGGGTGGGCGCGGCCGGCGGGCTCGGCACGCCCCAGGCGGTCGCGGCGGCGTTCGCGCTCGGCGCGGCCTACGTGCTCACCGGGTCGGTGAACCAGGTGAGCGCCGAGTCCGGGCAGTCCGGGCCGGCGCAGGCGATGCTGGCGTCGGCCGGCATCGCCGACGTGGCGATGGCCCCGGCGGCGGACATGTTCGAGCTCGGCGCGAAGGTCCAGGTGCTGCGCCGCGGCACGATGTACGCGGCCAGGGCCGGTGCGCTCTACGACGCCTATCGCCAGCACCCGTCGCTGGAGGCGATCGACGGCCCGGCCCGGGCCAGGCTGGAGCGGGACGTCTTCGGCGCCACGTTCGACGACGTGTGGGCACGCACCCGCGACTACTGGCAGCAGCGTGATCCCGGCCAGCTCGACCGCGCCTCGCACGATCCGAAACACCGGATGGCCCTGGTGTTCCGGTGGTACCTGGGCAGCTCCGGGCGGTGGGCGCTCGCCGGCGCCACCGACCGGCGCGCCGACTACCAGATCTGGTGCGGGCCGGCGATGGGTGCCTTCAACGACTGGGTCCGCGGCAGCCATCTGGCCGATCCGGCCAACCGGTCCGTCGTCCAGATCGCGCTCAACCTGCTCGAGGGCGCCGCCGTGCACACCCGGTTCCAGCAGCTGCGTGCCTGTGGGCTCCCGATGCCGGTCGCGCGGTTCGCCCCCCGCCCCCTCGAACCGCGATAG